Below is a window of Sporosarcina ureae DNA.
ATCGAAGCGGTGGCGGATGCACTAATTCAAACGGCCGTTGCGATTGAAGGACGAGTATTTGCATTGTTCTTGTCGCATGACATGTTGAAGAAGACTCATCAAGCGGTGATCGACAGTGAATCATTGCAAGAAGATTATGTATTGATTGCACAAGGTGTTAGTTCTGGAAGTCGTCACAAGCTGTTAAAGACATTTAAACAGCAGGAGAAAGCGGTGTTGTTCGGCACGACGAGCTTCTGGGAAGGCGTCGATGTACCGAGTGAACAATTATCTGCGGTAGTTGTTGTTCGTCTGCCGTTTACTTCACCGGATGAACCTCTCTTTAAAGCGCGTTCTGAAGCATTGGTCGCAGAGCGTAAAAACGCATTCATGCATCTAGGTTTACCTGAAGCTATACTGCGTTTCCGACAAGGATTCGGCAGATTGATTCGCTCATCTGATCAGCAGGGGTTCTTTATTATATTAGATCGCCGTATCGATACCAAATCCTATGGTAAATCCTTTTTAGAGGCATTACCAAAGTCATTTGTGAAAAAAGTATCCCTTGAAGGTCTAGTTAACGAGATCGAAAATTGTTATAATGATGGATGTAGCAAAAGAAAGTAGGTTGTAAAATGAATCGAAAAAAATCAACGGTTCATTCGATAGGAAGAGTCGCTTATGCTTAATTGGATTAAGTTTCTATTTCTATTTTTACTCACACTTGGAATCACGATTACACTGATCGTTTTCTACCAAGCAGAGAAACCGTTCGCTGCATCGAGTAAGGTAGCGGAAAAAGCTGTATTGGAAAATAATGTTCTTGAAAAGGTAAATAAGACGAATCATTATCATGGAAAGACATCATGGATCACGGTCTATGGAATAGATAAGAATGGACATGAAAAAATAGTTTTCGTTGAAGAACAAACGACGAAAATACTAAAAGCCGTTTCGATTAAAGATGGTATTACAGAGCAAAAAGCCATTGCTAACGTCAAAAGAGATGATGATGTGAAGAAAATACTGAACGCATCATTAGGTCTGGAAAATGACACACCATTTTGGGAAGTTGGTTATCTCGATAGCGAGGATACGTTAAACTATGCGTATCTAAACTTCACCGATGGAAAGCGGCTTAAGCATATTACAAAATTATAGAGTGAGTTGGAATTAGAACTAAAAGGGAGCGGTCAATTTGAGAAAGCAATTAGCGTCCAGAGTAAGTACTTTAACACCATCTACAACATTAGCGATTACTGCAAAAGCAAAAGAAATGAAAGCAGCCGGCATCGATATTGTTGGGCTCGGAGCAGGCGAACCGGATTTTAATACACCTGAAAACATTTTGGCAGCAGCGTATCAATCAATGAAAGATGGAAAGACAAAATATACTCCTGCGGGCGGTCTTCCAGAATTAAAAGACGCTATAATTGACAAATTGAAAAGAGATCAAGGCTTGGACTATACACGTAAGGAAGTGTTGGTCGGTATCGGAGCGAAGCACGTACTCTTTACACTATTCCAAGTCCTACTGAATAAAGGTGATGAAGTCATCATTCCTTCCCCATTCTGGGTGAGTTATCCGGAACAGGTGAAATTAGCGGAAGGCACGCCAGTATTTATTGAAGGCACGGCTGCCAATCAATTCAAAGTATCTGCGAAGCAAATCAACGAGGCAATTACTGATCAAACTAAAGCCGTGATCATTAACTCGCCAGGTAATCCGACGGGAATGATTTATTCCAAGGAAGAACTGGAAGAAATTGCTGAAGTTTGCCGTGAAAAAGACGTGTGGATCATTTCGGATGAAATATATGAAAAACTCGTTTATGATGGACAACACCATGTATCCATTGCGCAACTTTCAGAAGATGCAAAAGAGCGTACATTCGTTATAAATGGAGTATCGAAATCCCATTCGATGACAGGTTGGAGAATTGGTTATATTGCAGGTGACGCGGAAGTAGTAGGTGCGATGACGAACCTCGCTAGCCATTCGACGTCTAACCCGACAACGACTTCACAATACGCTGCGATCGAAGCTTATAACGGACCGCAAGATGCTGTGGAAGTGATGCGAAAAGATTTCGAATCCCGTTTGAATCAAGCGTATCCTAAGCTTGCAGCTATCCCAGGTTTCCACGTGTTAAAGCCACAAGGAGCATTCTATTTCTTGCCCGATGTCCAAGAAGCATTGAAGAATACTGGCTTTGCAAATGTCGATGTGTTCGCACAAGCGTTATTGACAGAAGCGAAAGTAGCAGTCATTCCAGGTACTGGCTTCGGTTCTGATTCGACGATTCGACTTTCGTATGCAACGTCAATCGATCAATTGGAAGAAGGAATTGCACGTATTGATCAATTTGTAAGAGATCACTGGAAAGCGTAAAACAGAAGCAACCCATTAGTTGCTGATGAGAGGAAGTTTCAAATATGCAGCAAGATGAGCGGCTGAAAATCTGGATTGAGCAGGGGAATGTTTCTATTTCCCAGCTCTTTTTTCAACATTATAAAAAACTATTGATTTCAGATAATGATGCCATGGTATTACTCCATATGATTGCATTTCAGGAAGCGGGGAACTATTTTCCTACGCCGACCGATATCGCGAATCGTATGCAACAACAAGAGAAAGATGTTACGAATTGCTTACAGCGCATGATGCAAAAAGGATTATTTTCTATAGAACAGAGTACCGATGAAAATAAAGTATTGCATGAAAAGTTTTCATTTTATCCTTTATGGAAACGATTGATAGAAGAAGTTGAAAAACAGAAGATGCAGTCAGAAGAAGAAGTGGTCAAGCAGGATGAGGGAGAAATCTTCTCGTTATTTGAGCAAGAATTCGGTCGCTTCTTATCACCGATGGAATTTGAAACAATCGGTATGTGGATTGATAAAGATGGTCATTCTACGGAAATTATCCGTGCAGCATTACGAGAAGCTGTTTTGGCACAAAAGATGAGCTTGCGTTATATTGACCGGATTTTATTTGAGTGGAAAAAGAAAAATGTCAAGACTATGCGAGATGTTGAAAAGCAGACGAAAGCGTTCCGTCCGACAACTGTAGCAACAGCTCCGCAAGCAAAAACAGCAATTAAAGATGTACCTTTCTATAATTGGCTTGAAGAACGGGAGTAGGTGAAACGATGCTGACAAAAACACAATGGAACATATGCCTGCAAAAGTTCGAAGAGATGTTTCCAGAAGCGCATTGTGAACTCGTTCATAAGAATCCTTTTGAATTACTGATCGCAACTCTTTTATCAGCGCAATGTACAGACGTACTAGTCAATCGCGTCACAGCAGAGTTGTTTAAGAAATATCAAACACCAGAAGATTATCTAGCTGTACCTATTGAAGAATTGCAGGACGATATACGTTCAATCGGCTTGTTCCGTAATAAATCAAAGAATATACAGGCACTTAGTCTCCAACTGCTTGACGAGTTTGGTGGAGAAGTACCTCCAAACCGTGATGAGATGATGACGTTACCGGGTGTGGGTAGGAAGACAGCCAATGTCGTTGTATCAAACGCATTCGGTGTTCCAGCTCTAGCTGTTGATACACATGTGGAGCGCGTTGCGAAAAGGCTTGGAATGAATCGCTGGAAAGATCGTCCGCTTGATGTAGAAGAAAAAATCATGCGTTGGACACCAATGGAAAAATGGACTCAAACTCATCATCAAATGATTTTCTTCGGTCGTTATCACTGCAAAGCACAAAATCCCAACTGCCCAGAATGTCCACTGTTGGATTTATGCCGTGAAGGCCAGAAAAGGATGAAAGCGAAATGACACCTAAACAGTTAAAAGAACATGTCCAACAAGTACTTGCTCGGTGGGAACAGCAAAAGCCGGAATTAGAAGAAACCTATGCTGTCAACGACGAACGTAAATTGCTATTAATACAGCCAGCAATCGAGCAGTTAGAATGGTTGATCGGCCAGAGTGAACTAGCAGAGAATTCTCATACAGGCAAGATGCACCATGCACTTGAGCCGAATAATTACGAGGAACGAATCGAATTTATCAAACTGCAAAAAAATAGTCATTATGCGATGATTCAACTGACGATGCTGTATGATGAGATGAAGAAGAAGGCGGCACGTATACGTGTTCAACAGTAAATAAAAAGAGGCTGGGACAAAACCCTCCTTGAAATCGAAAAAGAACGGACCCATTGAAGTTTATGGGGTCCGTTCTTTTTTATATATTTTTTTAGTTTTAGGAAGAAAAAAAGGATACCTTCTGATAAAATTTAGTCACCACAACAAAAAGTATCGGAGGTATCCTTATGTTTAAAGATTATAACATGAACCAACTGATTTTACCTTTAGATTTAGAAATTAGCTTACAAGAACATGATATTGCTTACGCCGTGCATGATCTAGTCGAAAGCATTCCGAAACAAGCATTTGACAGCTTTTTGCGTGAGACAGGTTGCCCATCTTATCATCCACGGATGATGTTAAAGATCATTTTGTGTGCCTATACACAGTCTGTTTTTTCGGGCAGAAAAATAGAAGGACTGTTAAAAGATAGCCTTCGCATGATGTGGTTAGCTCAAGGTTATAAACCAAGCTATCGCACCATCAATCGATTTCGCGTTCATCCTGAAGTAAAAGAAGTACTACGCCAGTGCTTCGTGCAATTTCGTTGCCAGCTGGTACAAAAACAGCTAATTGATGAAGAAGCCATTTTTATTGATGGAACAAAGATTGAGGCGAATGCCAACAAATTTACATTTGTCTGGCGCAAGTCAGTGGAACGGTATAGTTCAGGTCTTGTAGAAAGGTCCAGTCAGATGTACGAAGAGCTGTTAGAAAAAGAGATCATCCCTGAAATCGAACGGGAAAGTCTGGATGAACTATCTACTGCGGAACTGTCTAAAGTAGTAGAGAAGCTAGATGATACTATCCAAACCTATACAGAAAAGATTAACGCTAGCGAAGATGTCGAGGAACGTAAACAAATTCGCTCGCTACGAAAAGAACCTAAACAATACCGTAAACAATTTCAAGACTTCTTGGATCGAAAGCAGAAGTATCAGCACGATATGAAGATCTTTGGCCATCGTAACAGCTACTCGAAGACGGACCGCGATGCGACCTTTATGCGGATGAAAGATGATTATATGAAAAACGGGCAACTAAAACCGGGATATAATGTGCAAATTGCGACCGAAGGGCAATATACCCTCGCTTTTGACGTGTATCCAAATCCGACCGATACGCGTACACTCATTCCATTCTTAGATACTATTGAACAAGACTTTTTTGAGCTGCCACAGTATATTGTCGCGGATGCCGGTTATGGAAGTGAACAGAATTACGGAGATGTCATTGAAAATCGAAAGCGCGTTCCGCTTATTACCTATAACCACTACCGGAAAGAAAAGAAAAAGAAGTACAAAACCGATCCTTTCAATACAGCGAATTGGGCATATGATGAAACTACGGATACCTTTACTTGCCCAAATGACAGAAAACTCGTGTTCCGCTACCTTTCCAATCGGACGGATCGTTATCAATTCACACGGACGATGAAAGTATACGAATGTGAGGATTGTTCAAGCTGCCCATTGCGCTCTTTCTGTACCAAAGCAAAAGAAGAGAACAATAGGAAGTTGTATGTGAATGAAAAGTGGGAACAGCAAAAAGAATATATTCGTGAAAAGCTTTCAGATAAGAAAACAGGTGAAATTTACGGCAAGCGCAAGATTGACGTAGAGCCAGTTTTTGGATTCTTGAAGGCTAATTTGGGGTTCACTCGTTTCTCCGTAAGAGGAAAGGAAAAGGTGAAAAATGAATTAGCCTTCGGTTTATTGGCAGTGAACTTGAGAAAGTACACTGCCAGGGAGGTAAATGTATAGAAGTCGTACAAGGATTTCTATACAAAAAGGGTTCGATCATCAAAAACCGATGATCGAACCCTTTTTTGGCTCACTTCTGGCTAGTTATGTCCCAGCCTCTTTTTAGTTGATCGGTTAATCAGAGGGGTTGATGTTGGGTTCATTTTGATTTTGACCTTGTTCTCCTTGATTCCCTTGGTTTCCTTGTCCTTGATTGTTCTGACCTTGACCTTGACCTTGACCTTGATTTTGATCTTGGTTGTTTTGGTTATTGTCGTTCTCATTATTGTTCGAGTTGTTGCCATCTGGATTATTGGGGTTATTTTGATCCGATTGGTTTTGATCTTCATTATCGGATTCATTATCTGAATTCGAATCAGTATCTGATGGATCATCGTCCGGATTATTTTGATCATCCCCGTTATCGTCAGGCACAATGATTGGCTCGTCTTCAATTACTGGTTCATTTGCATCTTTTATCGATAGGCTAGCCGTTGCTGATCCGCTCGTATAGCCGCCCATATTGGCACTCACGTAGAATGTATAGCTCTTGCCGTATTCTACACCTGAATAGGTCGTCTGCTGATCAGAAGTAGTGGTAATACTTTGTGCTGCCCCACCATCGACAGTGACGCTTACGTTGAACGTAGGACTTCCTAGGCTATCATACGTATTCGATACATCATAATTCCAATTCAATTGAACGGTGTTGGAATTTGCATCGAATTGTGCGGTTAAACCTTCCGGACTTGGGATGGATATTTTTTCAGGTACTGCAGATCTGTCGGGCAGTGTTCCCCTGACAAATAATTCAGTACTAATCTGATTGCGATACGTAAATGAACTCGCCAGCATGATAGGGTCACTGCCTTTGACGATATCCGCCTCTTCTACAGAGTCGGGTTGAGCGAATGTACCTGGATCTTTTGCGATTTTGCTCATGACATCACGGAAAAGATATTGTGGAACGTAACGTCCGTGCTCATATGTCGTGATAGGTAGATACTTACCATACCCGCCCCATGTTGAAATTGTATATTCGGTTGTATAACCTGTAAACCACGTATCAGGCACGTAATGACTTTTCATATTGTCTTTTTGCATTTTTTTAGCATCAAAATTTGTTGTACCAGTTTTTCCCGCAATATCCATATTACTGATATTTGCTCGAGTACCTGTTGCTTCATACTCGGTAAGGACATCACGCAATACATCTGTAATCATATAGGCAGTAGAATCTTTCATTGCAGTTACAGGATCCGGACGTAAATTCTTTTCTGTTTTCCCGTCACGCAATACTAGTTTAGTTACGGCATGGGGTTTTGTGTAAATACCGCCATTACCGAAAGCAGCATATGCGCCTGCCATTTGGACTGTAGAGAATTCAGCTCCGCCACCTAGGGCATTAGATGAATCTATATTGTCATACGTAAACCCAAGTTTATTCGCGAAGGCTTCTGCTTTCTTAGTTCCTACTTTTTCAAATGCCTTGACTGCCGGTACGTTTCTAGACCAATACAGTGCTTGTCGCATAGTTAATGTACCAAGGAATTTACCATCTGCGTTACGGATCTTATCACCCGATCCTTTATAACTGTATGGTTCATCAACTACTTTTTGTCCTGTAGACCAGTCTAGCTCTTCAATTGCGGGACCGTAAGACAAAATTGGCTTTATACTGGAGCCCGGTGCACGTTTTACTTCGGCGAAATTCAAATTTCGACCTGAATAGTTTCGTCCGCCACCAATTGCAACGATAGCGCTAGTTTTCGTATCCAGTACCGTCATACCTGCTTCCATTTCATCCGATTCATAATAACTCGGATCATTGATGGCCGCTTCTACTGTTTCTTGTACTTTTGTATCAAGCGCTGTCTGCACTGTCACACCTTCAGATAGAAGATCAGCATAGCCAGCAGCTTCAATTTCATCAAGTACCGCATCCACGTAAGCAGGATATTTACCGAATACTTCACGGTCTTCTTCTGCTAATAAAGTAGAAGTTACCGGTACTTTCTTTGCTTCATTCATTTCAGCGGTGGTAATCTTGCCGTGACGTTCCATAAGAGTCAATACGATATTACGGCGTTTTTCTGCACGTTCAGGATGTTTAAACGGATTATAGCCGTTTGGAGACTGCGGCATACCTGCAAGCAAAGCCATTTCAGGTAATTCCAGTTCGCCTACTTTTTTTCCGTAGAAGAAGTTTGCACCTGTACCGATGCCATAACGTGTACCTGACATTAAAACTTTATTAAAATACATTTCGAAAATTTCTTCTTTTGTATAATCTTTTTCCAATTTGTGCGCAAGCCATGCTTCTTGTGCTTTACGTTTCAACGTTTTTTCGTTTTTTAAGAAAGAGTTTTTAATGACTTGTTGCGTCAAAGTAGAGGCACCTTGTGCTCCAAATCCACTGCGGAAGTTGGCAACTACGGCTCCGCCAAGACGATAGAAGTCTATACCACCGTGTTTGAAGAAACGAACATCTTCCGTTGCTAGAATTGCGTCTTTCAACTGATCCGGGATTTCATCGTATGGTACAAATTCCCGTTTTTCAGCTCCGAACTTCATGAAAATATCGCCATCTTTTGTAAGGAAGTTTGACGTCAAAGGATCTTTTAACAGTTCCTCATCTAGATCAGGCGCTGTACTTGCATAATA
It encodes the following:
- the nth gene encoding endonuclease III — encoded protein: MLTKTQWNICLQKFEEMFPEAHCELVHKNPFELLIATLLSAQCTDVLVNRVTAELFKKYQTPEDYLAVPIEELQDDIRSIGLFRNKSKNIQALSLQLLDEFGGEVPPNRDEMMTLPGVGRKTANVVVSNAFGVPALAVDTHVERVAKRLGMNRWKDRPLDVEEKIMRWTPMEKWTQTHHQMIFFGRYHCKAQNPNCPECPLLDLCREGQKRMKAK
- a CDS encoding YpoC family protein encodes the protein MTPKQLKEHVQQVLARWEQQKPELEETYAVNDERKLLLIQPAIEQLEWLIGQSELAENSHTGKMHHALEPNNYEERIEFIKLQKNSHYAMIQLTMLYDEMKKKAARIRVQQ
- a CDS encoding DUF5590 domain-containing protein, whose product is MLNWIKFLFLFLLTLGITITLIVFYQAEKPFAASSKVAEKAVLENNVLEKVNKTNHYHGKTSWITVYGIDKNGHEKIVFVEEQTTKILKAVSIKDGITEQKAIANVKRDDDVKKILNASLGLENDTPFWEVGYLDSEDTLNYAYLNFTDGKRLKHITKL
- a CDS encoding transglycosylase domain-containing protein, whose product is MSDNINSRTERRKKQVTVKTERQKQPQRKFPKELWKKILLGIAALFLIVLVGGVSLFAYYASTAPDLDEELLKDPLTSNFLTKDGDIFMKFGAEKREFVPYDEIPDQLKDAILATEDVRFFKHGGIDFYRLGGAVVANFRSGFGAQGASTLTQQVIKNSFLKNEKTLKRKAQEAWLAHKLEKDYTKEEIFEMYFNKVLMSGTRYGIGTGANFFYGKKVGELELPEMALLAGMPQSPNGYNPFKHPERAEKRRNIVLTLMERHGKITTAEMNEAKKVPVTSTLLAEEDREVFGKYPAYVDAVLDEIEAAGYADLLSEGVTVQTALDTKVQETVEAAINDPSYYESDEMEAGMTVLDTKTSAIVAIGGGRNYSGRNLNFAEVKRAPGSSIKPILSYGPAIEELDWSTGQKVVDEPYSYKGSGDKIRNADGKFLGTLTMRQALYWSRNVPAVKAFEKVGTKKAEAFANKLGFTYDNIDSSNALGGGAEFSTVQMAGAYAAFGNGGIYTKPHAVTKLVLRDGKTEKNLRPDPVTAMKDSTAYMITDVLRDVLTEYEATGTRANISNMDIAGKTGTTNFDAKKMQKDNMKSHYVPDTWFTGYTTEYTISTWGGYGKYLPITTYEHGRYVPQYLFRDVMSKIAKDPGTFAQPDSVEEADIVKGSDPIMLASSFTYRNQISTELFVRGTLPDRSAVPEKISIPSPEGLTAQFDANSNTVQLNWNYDVSNTYDSLGSPTFNVSVTVDGGAAQSITTTSDQQTTYSGVEYGKSYTFYVSANMGGYTSGSATASLSIKDANEPVIEDEPIIVPDDNGDDQNNPDDDPSDTDSNSDNESDNEDQNQSDQNNPNNPDGNNSNNNENDNNQNNQDQNQGQGQGQGQNNQGQGNQGNQGEQGQNQNEPNINPSD
- a CDS encoding pyridoxal phosphate-dependent aminotransferase, translated to MRKQLASRVSTLTPSTTLAITAKAKEMKAAGIDIVGLGAGEPDFNTPENILAAAYQSMKDGKTKYTPAGGLPELKDAIIDKLKRDQGLDYTRKEVLVGIGAKHVLFTLFQVLLNKGDEVIIPSPFWVSYPEQVKLAEGTPVFIEGTAANQFKVSAKQINEAITDQTKAVIINSPGNPTGMIYSKEELEEIAEVCREKDVWIISDEIYEKLVYDGQHHVSIAQLSEDAKERTFVINGVSKSHSMTGWRIGYIAGDAEVVGAMTNLASHSTSNPTTTSQYAAIEAYNGPQDAVEVMRKDFESRLNQAYPKLAAIPGFHVLKPQGAFYFLPDVQEALKNTGFANVDVFAQALLTEAKVAVIPGTGFGSDSTIRLSYATSIDQLEEGIARIDQFVRDHWKA
- a CDS encoding DnaD domain-containing protein; the protein is MQQDERLKIWIEQGNVSISQLFFQHYKKLLISDNDAMVLLHMIAFQEAGNYFPTPTDIANRMQQQEKDVTNCLQRMMQKGLFSIEQSTDENKVLHEKFSFYPLWKRLIEEVEKQKMQSEEEVVKQDEGEIFSLFEQEFGRFLSPMEFETIGMWIDKDGHSTEIIRAALREAVLAQKMSLRYIDRILFEWKKKNVKTMRDVEKQTKAFRPTTVATAPQAKTAIKDVPFYNWLEERE
- a CDS encoding IS1182 family transposase, coding for MFKDYNMNQLILPLDLEISLQEHDIAYAVHDLVESIPKQAFDSFLRETGCPSYHPRMMLKIILCAYTQSVFSGRKIEGLLKDSLRMMWLAQGYKPSYRTINRFRVHPEVKEVLRQCFVQFRCQLVQKQLIDEEAIFIDGTKIEANANKFTFVWRKSVERYSSGLVERSSQMYEELLEKEIIPEIERESLDELSTAELSKVVEKLDDTIQTYTEKINASEDVEERKQIRSLRKEPKQYRKQFQDFLDRKQKYQHDMKIFGHRNSYSKTDRDATFMRMKDDYMKNGQLKPGYNVQIATEGQYTLAFDVYPNPTDTRTLIPFLDTIEQDFFELPQYIVADAGYGSEQNYGDVIENRKRVPLITYNHYRKEKKKKYKTDPFNTANWAYDETTDTFTCPNDRKLVFRYLSNRTDRYQFTRTMKVYECEDCSSCPLRSFCTKAKEENNRKLYVNEKWEQQKEYIREKLSDKKTGEIYGKRKIDVEPVFGFLKANLGFTRFSVRGKEKVKNELAFGLLAVNLRKYTAREVNV